A part of Magnetospirillum sp. ME-1 genomic DNA contains:
- a CDS encoding TerC family protein, producing the protein MMMTWITDPEIWLSLATLSLLEIVLGIDNLVYLAIISNRLPEPMRPLGRRLGLAFAVVTRLGLLASLSWIVGLVEPVFVVWDHPVSWRDIILIGGGTFLVAKATHEIHGSLEGEEDPAPGTPEAGTGQAASAGLAAVIVQIAILDIVFSLDSVITAVGMARELWVMVAAVILASAVMVIAANPLSALIARHPTIKMLALSFLLLIGATLVADGTGFHMPKGYIYFAMAFSLGIEVLNLLARRGKRAPVKLRNPVP; encoded by the coding sequence ATGATGATGACCTGGATCACCGACCCCGAGATATGGCTCAGCCTGGCGACCCTGTCGCTGCTGGAGATCGTGCTCGGCATCGACAACCTGGTCTATCTCGCCATCATCTCCAACCGCCTGCCCGAGCCCATGCGGCCGCTGGGGCGGCGCCTCGGGCTGGCCTTCGCGGTGGTGACCCGCCTCGGCCTGCTGGCTTCGCTCAGCTGGATCGTCGGGCTGGTCGAGCCGGTCTTCGTGGTCTGGGATCATCCGGTCAGTTGGCGCGACATCATCCTGATCGGCGGCGGCACCTTCCTGGTGGCCAAGGCAACCCACGAAATCCACGGCAGCCTGGAAGGCGAGGAAGACCCCGCCCCCGGCACGCCCGAGGCCGGCACCGGGCAAGCCGCTTCAGCAGGACTCGCGGCGGTCATCGTCCAGATCGCCATCCTGGACATCGTGTTCTCCCTGGATTCGGTGATCACCGCCGTGGGCATGGCCCGCGAGCTGTGGGTGATGGTCGCCGCCGTCATCCTGGCCTCCGCCGTGATGGTGATTGCCGCCAATCCCCTGTCGGCGCTGATCGCGCGCCACCCCACCATCAAGATGCTGGCGCTGTCGTTCCTGCTGCTGATCGGCGCCACCCTGGTGGCGGACGGCACCGGCTTCCACATGCCCAAGGGCTACATCTACTTCGCCATGGCCTTCTCGCTGGGCATCGAGGTCCTCAACCTGCTGGCGCGGCGCGGCAAGCGCGCCCCCGTCAAGCTGCGCAACCCCGTCCCGTGA